The DNA window GTTTGATCCTGTTAAGAAATAAGATTTGGGGTCATTAGCATTGGTTTAATCTGCATTTGATCGATTCTTTCGCTGTCTGGTTTTCGATGAGAAAGGGGGTTTTCTGTGAGAAATGAGGTTGTGTTTCATAGAGGAATGTTTTGTCTATGCATGTCACTTACTTGCCTTTTCTGTTTTCGGGTTAAGATGTTTCCTTTTCAGAACTATTTTCGATCAATGTAAATTTAGGGATCATTTTGTTATGTTTAGATTGTTCTGTGGTGCTCTCTCAGCTAACGGAAGTTGTAATGCAGGCCTAGATTCCGGTGTTAAGTTAGCTGTTTCGTTGATTGTTCTGAATCTCCCTTATCTTCCTTGTCTGCTGCGAGAAACGTTACTGAATTTCACCTTGGATTACTGATTCACATTTGAAGGACTGGAGTGTTTCCTCTTCGAGCACATGGCTGCCTCGGGGACTTCATCTGCATTGTCGCGGAAAGCCCCCCAGGATTGGTCTAAAGCTTTGGTATACGCTTTTTTTGAATGGCTGCTAATTTTTGTGCTGTTTGTTGACGCCATATTCTCATACATAATTACGAAGTTTGCTTATTACTGTGGATTGCGAGCGCCTTGCCTGCTGTGTTCAAGAATTGATCATGTTTTGGGCAAGGAAAAACGTGGTTATTATTGGGACCTGTTCTGCGGCAATCATAAGTCAGAGATTTCTTCGTTAGTTCTTTGCCGCGCTCACAATAAGCTTGTAGATGTTCATGGAATGTGTGAGAGTTGCCTCTTCTCATTTGCAACAATTAATAGATCCAATGCTGAGACATACAGATTACTGGTGGGTAAGTTGGGGGATGATCCTAAATTTGATTTCGATCAGGATCCATTACTTGGGGGTCATAATCCTTGCTCTTCGAGCAGAACATTTTGTTCTTGTTGCAATCAGCCGTGGATTTCTCAGGGGGATTCTCAAAAGTTGATTCAGAAAAAGATTTTAGAATCTGAGGCTGAACTTGATGTGCCCGCCTCTCATGTTATTGAACGTAATCATAAAGAACTGAGGAAACAAGATGAACCATCTATGTCAGTGAGAACCACTCATATTCGAGACAGCGGGCTACACCCTTTATCTCATGTTGGATATACCGAGCTCAAGGTTAATTCTGATACTGAATCGGAAGTTCATTATTCtgacgatgatgatgatgggaGTGCTTTGATTCATGAAAGCCACGATCGCAAGAAAGATTTATCTGCTCAATATGTTGAGCCTCGCGTTATTACTCCAGCTCCGAGAGATCCAACATCTGTTCCTGAGCCTCCAGTTTTGGTGTCAGAGGTACAAGTTGATCTTATGTCCCACGGTAGTACATCTGTGGCATCTACTGTAGCTATTTCCCATGGACTGGAGGAACTTAACTGGCAACAAGTTGAGAGCAAGGCTGATGGCCCTGCGTCAACTGGACCCGTTGTTGACAATCCACCTCCATCATCAAGTGCAATAAAACCCCCAATTGAAGTATCAAAACAAAGAAGTGAGTTTGAACTTTTTTCAATTTCCTATTGTCTTGATTTCACTAATTTTATCCTCTCTGAATTCAACATATTATTGCTTCTTGTATGACATGCTTCTGCATTAAGCTCCCATTGTTTACTGCAGTAAATTAACTTCACAATCATCATTCTTGTCTGTGGTGGTTTCTCTCAGTTGACGTTACTGGAACTTGTGAAATTGATCAAACATCTGTGGTGGAATCTGGGGAATTGTACAAGGGAGAAGTCGGGCCACTTACAACATCTGAAACAGGTGTGGAAACAAACCCCGTTTCAAGCAATGCTGATGAGCAAGTAACCAATGTTCTAGATCTTGGTGATGCTTATAAGCTTGTTGTTGTTAGTAAAGGAAAGCATTTGTCTGGTGGGGTTGCAGAAAAATGGATTGGGAAGGACTCTTCAAAAGTTAGTGAAGATTTGAAGGTCTTGCTGTCACAATTATCTGCTAATCGAGGGCTTGAGCAATCAACAAGCACAATGAGTCCGAGATTGTCTGCAAATAGTGGAAGAGTAATGAGTCCGAGATTGTCTGCAAATAGTGGTGATTTGAAAGCTTCCGATATTTCCAATTCTTTTGGAATGCAGATACTTAACAAGAGGATCTCACTTGAAAGAAATGAGTCTGGGCTGTCTCTGGACGGGAGCATTGTCAGTGAAATTGAGGGTGAGAGTATGTTTGATCGATTAAAGCGGCAGGTTGAGCATGATAAGAAAATTATGAGCGCTTTGTATAAGGAgttggaggaagaaagaaatgcTTCTGCAATTGCTTCAGATCAAGCAATGGCCATGATTACGAGATTGCAAGAGGAGAAAGCAGCGCTCCATATGGAAGCACTCCAGCAGCTAAGAATGATAGAAGAGCAAGCCGAGTATGATAACGAAGCGCTGCAAAAGACAGAAGACCTTCTTGTCGAGAAAGAGAAGGAGATACAAGATCTAGAAGAGGAGCTGGAATTGTATAGGAATAAGTATCCCAATGAATCGATGCTCGCTAATATAGCAGAGACAACTGGTGATATCCAGGCAAGGGATATTGGGATTGATCATTCCGAATCAAGCAACATGGAACACAGTTCAAGTGTACATAAACACGTGGATAATGGAAAGCCTCGTACACACAGCAAAGTTGAAGGAGCCGCGACTACTTTTGGTGATGAGGACGGTGGTAGTGTAAAAACTTCACTTTTGGATTTCGAAGATGAGAAGAAACAAATCTTACAATATCTAGAGATTTTAGAGAAGTCACTTTCTTTGTTCTCTACCAATGGGATAAACTCGGATTCGTCCAAAGGTGATTGTTCTGAAAATGGAGGCTCCCAAGAAGCTGTTGCAAAACGAGAGAATGACCTGCCAGTGCAACATGAAGTGTCTGTATCATCGTCGGGACATACTGATTCACTTGAAAACCCTCTGTCAAACGGCAAGGGACAGTGTGAAATTCATAGCAGCGAGCCAAACTCTGCAGATCTCTGTCAAGTGATAGATTTAGCTTCTCTCCGGGTCCTGAGTTCCAATGTGCTTAAGAGGTTGAAGACACTCGAGGCAGACCGAGAGTTTCTTGAACACACGATTAAGTCGCTTAGATACGGTGAGGAGGGACTGACGTTCATTCAAGATATAGCTTCTTACCTGGGGGAATTACGAAAAATCGGGATAAGAAGTGATCAAACATCAGCTTGAGTCTGCAACGCCATAACAAAAGGTGATTTCCTTATTCAAACATCATAGTGCTCGTttagtgcttttaaaatgattgaaagcgcttttaaagaatatgtttttgggttccaaaaacacttgaagGAAGTACTTCGAGTGCCTTTTCAGGATTCACCTGCATTTTTACggattggtttcaaaaacattttcatcaaaaacgctTTTAGCTATTTTAAAAGCACGTCCTAGTCTTGCCAGCGTATCTTATATCTCTTCCGAGTACATAGCTAGGTCTGTCAACAGCTGTTTCGTTTCAATTTACAGACTCACGAGAAACATAATGCATGGATAACACAAGTATTGCAGTTATGTTCGTGTCGAATAAATTTAGAAAGTTTTTCCCTTTTCCCTAATATGTACATTGTTCTATGTCAGGTGGCGAGTAGTAGTTTTCACTCTTCTCTGTTTTGTCTAGTCTTTGGAGTGAATAAATCAAAGAACAATCGAGGGACAAAAGAAACGGGAGGAGCACAAATTGAGAAAACGGGAGTTTGAAAATCACTACCCTCGAAGATTTGGCGTAGCAGGTGTACAGTAATATAGCTTTTTTTTCCctccacagtcgacaaaaagAATATGATAGGAGTTGAGTCCCTCCCTTATACTATACAGTTGGTCGTTTTTCTC is part of the Malus domestica chromosome 12, GDT2T_hap1 genome and encodes:
- the LOC103451045 gene encoding myosin-binding protein 1-like, translated to MAASGTSSALSRKAPQDWSKALVYAFFEWLLIFVLFVDAIFSYIITKFAYYCGLRAPCLLCSRIDHVLGKEKRGYYWDLFCGNHKSEISSLVLCRAHNKLVDVHGMCESCLFSFATINRSNAETYRLLVGKLGDDPKFDFDQDPLLGGHNPCSSSRTFCSCCNQPWISQGDSQKLIQKKILESEAELDVPASHVIERNHKELRKQDEPSMSVRTTHIRDSGLHPLSHVGYTELKVNSDTESEVHYSDDDDDGSALIHESHDRKKDLSAQYVEPRVITPAPRDPTSVPEPPVLVSEVQVDLMSHGSTSVASTVAISHGLEELNWQQVESKADGPASTGPVVDNPPPSSSAIKPPIEVSKQRIDVTGTCEIDQTSVVESGELYKGEVGPLTTSETGVETNPVSSNADEQVTNVLDLGDAYKLVVVSKGKHLSGGVAEKWIGKDSSKVSEDLKVLLSQLSANRGLEQSTSTMSPRLSANSGRVMSPRLSANSGDLKASDISNSFGMQILNKRISLERNESGLSLDGSIVSEIEGESMFDRLKRQVEHDKKIMSALYKELEEERNASAIASDQAMAMITRLQEEKAALHMEALQQLRMIEEQAEYDNEALQKTEDLLVEKEKEIQDLEEELELYRNKYPNESMLANIAETTGDIQARDIGIDHSESSNMEHSSSVHKHVDNGKPRTHSKVEGAATTFGDEDGGSVKTSLLDFEDEKKQILQYLEILEKSLSLFSTNGINSDSSKGDCSENGGSQEAVAKRENDLPVQHEVSVSSSGHTDSLENPLSNGKGQCEIHSSEPNSADLCQVIDLASLRVLSSNVLKRLKTLEADREFLEHTIKSLRYGEEGLTFIQDIASYLGELRKIGIRSDQTSA